The Scleropages formosus chromosome 11, fSclFor1.1, whole genome shotgun sequence genome window below encodes:
- the calca gene encoding calcitonin/calcitonin-related polypeptide, alpha isoform X2, with translation MVMLKISAFLVTCAVLICQLYSSQAAPARPALEPMTDRVTLTDYEARRLLNAIVKEFIQMTAEELEQQVNDGNRLSTQKRACNTATCVTHRLADFLSRSGGIGNSNFVPTNVGAKAFGR, from the exons ATGGTTATGCTGAAGATCTCTGCTTTCCTTGTTACCTGTGCTGTGCTCATTTGTCAGCTGTACAGCTCACAAGCTGCACCAGCCAG ACCGGCTCTCGAGCCAATGACGGATCGAGTCACGCTGACGGACTACGAAGCCCGGAGGTTGCTAAACGCCATTGTCAAAGAATTTATCCAAATGACAGCCGAGGAGCTGGAGCAACAGGTCAACGACGGGAATAG GCTGTCGACACAGAAGCGAGCTTGCAACACGGCCACGTGCGTCACCCACCGCCTGGCCGACTTCCTGAGCCGGTCCGGGGGAATCGGCAACAGCAACTTCGTCCCCACCAACGTGGGCGCCAAGGCGTTCGGCCGATGA
- the calca gene encoding calcitonin/calcitonin-related polypeptide, alpha isoform X1 codes for MVMLKISAFLVTCAVLICQLYSSQAAPARPALEPMTDRVTLTDYEARRLLNAIVKEFIQMTAEELEQQVNDGNSLGRPMSKRCSNLSTCVLGKLSQELHKLQTYPRTNVGAGTPGRKRSVPEADRYSSFGELLSGN; via the exons ATGGTTATGCTGAAGATCTCTGCTTTCCTTGTTACCTGTGCTGTGCTCATTTGTCAGCTGTACAGCTCACAAGCTGCACCAGCCAG ACCGGCTCTCGAGCCAATGACGGATCGAGTCACGCTGACGGACTACGAAGCCCGGAGGTTGCTAAACGCCATTGTCAAAGAATTTATCCAAATGACAGCCGAGGAGCTGGAGCAACAGGTCAACGACGGGAATAG CCTGGGCAGACCCATGTCCAAGCGCTGCTCCAATCTGAGCACGTGTGTGCTGGGCAAGCTGTCGCAGGAGCTGCACAAGTTGCAGACGTACCCCCGCACCAACGTGGGAGCAGGCACGCCGGGCAGGAAGCGCAGCGTGCCGGAGGCCGACCGCTATTCTAGTTTCGGGGAGCTGCTCAGTGGGAACTAa